A genome region from Cucumis sativus cultivar 9930 chromosome 4, Cucumber_9930_V3, whole genome shotgun sequence includes the following:
- the LOC101208585 gene encoding OVARIAN TUMOR DOMAIN-containing deubiquitinating enzyme 11 isoform X1 yields the protein MTDNYSNVSVSSSSSLNSSFQDTEDDHTIARILAEEENLKFDNKLGKRLSHLDSIPHTPRVNGEIPNVNDATLDHERLSGRLVTYGLAELQMEGDGNCQFRALADQLFRNPDYHKHVRKAVIKQLKKFRKLYEGYVPMKYKTYLKKMKKSGEWGDHVTLQAAADRFGAKICLVTSFRDTCYIEILPKDNSPHKELWLSFWCEVHYNSLYASGDLPTRTPRRKHWLSIF from the exons ATGACTGATAACTACAGCAACGTAAGTGTAAGCTCGAGCTCAAGTTTGAATAGCAGCTTTCAGGACACTGAGGATGATCATACAATTGCCAGAATCTTGGCAGAGGAAGAAAACTTGAAGTTTGATAACAAGCTCGGGAAGAGACTCTCTCATCTGGATTCCATCCCT CATACTCCTCGGGTTAATGGGGAGATACCAAACGTGAATGATGCAACCTTAGACCATGAACGGCTGTCAGGAAG acTTGTCACATATGGTTTAGCGGAGCTACAGATGGAAGGTGATGGGAATTGCCAG TTTCGGGCATTAGCAGATCAATTATTTCGAAATCCTGATTACCACAAGCATGTAAGAAAGGCAGTTATCAAACAG TTAAAGAAATTCAGAAAACTATATGAAGGCTATGTTCCAATGAAGTACAAAACCTACCtcaagaagatgaaaaa ATCAGGTGAATGGGGAGATCACGTTACTCTGCAAGCAGCTGCAGACAGA TTTGGTGCAAAAATTTGCTTAGTCACATCTTTCCGGGATACCTGTTATATCGAGATCCTTCCCAAAGACAATAGTCCCCACAAAG AACTTTGGCTGAGCTTTTGGTGTGAAGTGCATTACAATTCATTGTATGCCAGTGGAG ATCTTCCTACAAGAACGCCTAGAAGAAAACATTggctttcaattttctaa
- the LOC101208585 gene encoding OVARIAN TUMOR DOMAIN-containing deubiquitinating enzyme 11 isoform X2 produces the protein MTDNYSNVSVSSSSSLNSSFQDTEDDHTIARILAEEENLKFDNKLGKRLSHLDSIPHTPRVNGEIPNVNDATLDHERLSGRLVTYGLAELQMEGDGNCQLKKFRKLYEGYVPMKYKTYLKKMKKSGEWGDHVTLQAAADRFGAKICLVTSFRDTCYIEILPKDNSPHKELWLSFWCEVHYNSLYASGDLPTRTPRRKHWLSIF, from the exons ATGACTGATAACTACAGCAACGTAAGTGTAAGCTCGAGCTCAAGTTTGAATAGCAGCTTTCAGGACACTGAGGATGATCATACAATTGCCAGAATCTTGGCAGAGGAAGAAAACTTGAAGTTTGATAACAAGCTCGGGAAGAGACTCTCTCATCTGGATTCCATCCCT CATACTCCTCGGGTTAATGGGGAGATACCAAACGTGAATGATGCAACCTTAGACCATGAACGGCTGTCAGGAAG acTTGTCACATATGGTTTAGCGGAGCTACAGATGGAAGGTGATGGGAATTGCCAG TTAAAGAAATTCAGAAAACTATATGAAGGCTATGTTCCAATGAAGTACAAAACCTACCtcaagaagatgaaaaa ATCAGGTGAATGGGGAGATCACGTTACTCTGCAAGCAGCTGCAGACAGA TTTGGTGCAAAAATTTGCTTAGTCACATCTTTCCGGGATACCTGTTATATCGAGATCCTTCCCAAAGACAATAGTCCCCACAAAG AACTTTGGCTGAGCTTTTGGTGTGAAGTGCATTACAATTCATTGTATGCCAGTGGAG ATCTTCCTACAAGAACGCCTAGAAGAAAACATTggctttcaattttctaa
- the LOC101208585 gene encoding OVARIAN TUMOR DOMAIN-containing deubiquitinating enzyme 11 isoform X3, producing the protein MTDNYSNVSVSSSSSLNSSFQDTEDDHTIARILAEEENLKFDNKLGKRLSHLDSIPHTPRVNGEIPNVNDATLDHERLSGRLVTYGLAELQMEGDGNCQFRALADQLFRNPDYHKHVRKAVIKQFGAKICLVTSFRDTCYIEILPKDNSPHKELWLSFWCEVHYNSLYASGDLPTRTPRRKHWLSIF; encoded by the exons ATGACTGATAACTACAGCAACGTAAGTGTAAGCTCGAGCTCAAGTTTGAATAGCAGCTTTCAGGACACTGAGGATGATCATACAATTGCCAGAATCTTGGCAGAGGAAGAAAACTTGAAGTTTGATAACAAGCTCGGGAAGAGACTCTCTCATCTGGATTCCATCCCT CATACTCCTCGGGTTAATGGGGAGATACCAAACGTGAATGATGCAACCTTAGACCATGAACGGCTGTCAGGAAG acTTGTCACATATGGTTTAGCGGAGCTACAGATGGAAGGTGATGGGAATTGCCAG TTTCGGGCATTAGCAGATCAATTATTTCGAAATCCTGATTACCACAAGCATGTAAGAAAGGCAGTTATCAAACAG TTTGGTGCAAAAATTTGCTTAGTCACATCTTTCCGGGATACCTGTTATATCGAGATCCTTCCCAAAGACAATAGTCCCCACAAAG AACTTTGGCTGAGCTTTTGGTGTGAAGTGCATTACAATTCATTGTATGCCAGTGGAG ATCTTCCTACAAGAACGCCTAGAAGAAAACATTggctttcaattttctaa
- the LOC101208345 gene encoding UDP-glycosyltransferase 82A1, with product MKYALKKPKVILVPYPAQGHVTPMLMLAAVFHRRGFLPIFLTPSYIHCHISSQVSSSDGIIFVSMSDGLDDNMPRDFFTIEAAIETTMPVCLRQVLSEHNSKESSGGTGVVCMVVDLLASSAIEVGNEFGVTVVGFWPAMFATYKLMSTIPEMIQNNFISSDTGCPEEGSKRCVPSQPLLSAEELPWLVGTSSAIKGRFKFWKRTMARARSVHCLLVNSFPEELLPLQKLITKSSAASVFLVGPLSRHSNPAKTPTFWEEDDGCVKWLEKQRPNSVIYISFGSWVSPINESKVRSLAMTLLGLKNPFIWVLKNNWRDGLPIGFQQKIQSYGRLVSWAPQIEILKHRAVGCYLTHCGWNSIMEAIQYGKRLLCFPVAGDQFLNCGYVVKVWRIGVRLNGFGEKEVEEGMRKVMEDGEMKGRFMKLHERIMGEEANCRVNSNFTTFINEINLTNI from the exons ATGAAATATGCCTTAAAAAAGCCAAAGGTCATATTGGTTCCATATCCAGCTCAAGGTCATGTCACTCCTATGCTCATGCTTGCCGCTGTCTTTCATCGTCGTGGTTTTCTTCCTATCTTTCTCACTCCTAGTTACATCCATTGTCATATTTCATCGCAAGTTTCGTCTTCCGATGGAATTATCTTTGTTTCCATGTCAGATGGCCTCGACGATAACATGCCACGTGACTTCTTCACTATTGAGGCTGCCATAGAAACCACCATGCCAGTTTGTCTTAGACAAGTTTTGAGTGAGCATAATTCTAAAGAAAGCAGTGGTGGTACTGGAGTTGTTTGTATGGTGGTCGACTTACTTGCTTCTTCGGCTATTGAAGTTGGAAATGAATTTGGAGTAACTGTGGTCGGGTTTTGGCCAGCCATGTTTGCCACCTATAAATTAATGTCAACTATTCCCGAAATGATTCAAAACAACTTCATTTCTTCTGATACAG GATGTCCAGAAGAAGGATCAAAACGGTGCGTTCCGAGCCAGCCGCTGTTGTCGGCGGAAGAACTACCGTGGCTGGTCGGAACGTCGTCGGCAATAAAAGGCAGGTTCAAATTCTGGAAAAGAACCATGGCTAGAGCCAGATCCGTTCATTGCCTTTTGGTTAATTCCTTCCCAGAAGAACTACTCCCTCTTCAGAAATTGATCACTAAAAGCTCCGCCGCCTCCGTGTTCCTCGTCGGACCTCTGAGCCGGCACTCGAATCCTGCAAAAACGCCGACATTCTGGGAAGAAGACGACGGGTGTGTGAAGTGGCTGGAGAAACAGAGGCCCAATTCAGTAATTTACATCTCGTTTGGGAGTTGGGTCAGCCCCATTAACGAATCGAAAGTGAGGAGCTTAGCCATGACGCTTTTGGGCTTAAAGAACCCATTCATTTGGGTTCTCAAAAACAACTGGCGAGATGGTTTGCCAATTGGATTCCAGCAAAAG ATTCAAAGTTATGGGAGGTTGGTTTCATGGGCTCCTCAAATAGAGATTTTGAAGCACAGAGCAGTTGGTTGTTATCTAACTCACTGCGGGTGGAATTCGATCATGGAAGCAATTCAATATGGAAAGCGACTGCTTTGTTTTCCGGTGGCCGGTGACCAATTTCTGAACTGTGGGTATGTAGTTAAAGTGTGGAGAATTGGGGTTAGGTTGAATGGGTTTGGAGAGAAAGAGGTTGAAGAAGGTATGAGGAAAGTGATGGAGGATGGAGAGATGAAGGGGAGATTTATGAAACTTCATGAGAGAATAATGGGAGAAGAGGCCAATTGTAGAGTCAACTCTAATTTCACAACCTTCATTAATGAGATCAATCTTACAAACATCTAA